Below is a genomic region from Prunus persica cultivar Lovell chromosome G3, Prunus_persica_NCBIv2, whole genome shotgun sequence.
aataatataaatagcTTCCATTAATTGAGCCTCTTCCTCTGTCAACCACCACTCCTCTCTTCTCCTGTGCTTCTTGCACAGCATCATCCCCCTTTCTTCACTGTAACAAACATCAGAAGCATCATCATCCTTCAAAGACTGATCATCTGATGGCTCCTGCAAGCAGAAGCTACCATGTACATGGCCGCAAAGTTGCAATAATCACTGTGGCTTCCATCTTTTTGCTCACAATTCTGCTTCCCAACTcaggtaaaaaaaaactaaactaaaccaCCCCACTTTAATAAAAGACTGTTTAGAGCCTGCTGTTCTcattgaaagttgaaaaatacaaattggaTTTTTCAATTGTTTGTGTTTAGAGCTTTCTGTTCTCattaaaagttgaaaaatacaaattggtTTGTGTTTAGAGCTTTCTGTTCTCATTAGAAGTTGAAAATACAAATTGGGTTCTTCAAGTTGGTTGTGTTTTATTCATTGACTGTCCTCAAAACCAACCTCTCTAATTAAAATTCTTgttctgttttctgttttttattatttatacagTACCAAGACTTGGATTATTTGAGTTATGGCTTTTGATTTAAGTAGCTAGcattcttcatttttcatgTTGTGTTTTGGTTCTGCTTTGAACATTGCCAGTGGATTCTCTGCATTCAAGCAACAACAGTGagagtgatgatgatgaattcAGGCAAAGCAAAATGGTTTTGGGTTCAAGGCCTCCTGGATGTCAAAACAAGTGCTTGAATTGCAGGCCTTGCATTGCTACTCTGGTCATCCCAGTTCACAAAACAAAGCGCTTCAGCTTGTCATCtcatggagaagaagatgacagTTATTATTTGCTTTCATGGAAATGCAGATGTGGAAATAAGCTATTTCAACCTTGAGATCTCTTATTCTTCACCTGTCCCTTTATAGAAACTagcatatatatacttattatTAGGTGAACCTTCTGTTCTACCTAAGCTGTCAAGGTCTGATCTCTCTAGCTCATGCATGGTGTGCTCTGAAAAGATAagacttcaaaaaagaaaagtttagaaATCAATCATTTAGATGTGCATTGTGCACCTGTTATGTGTTTGTAGATActgattaattatatattaatttctatcTATCAGTATCAACTGCTGCTTTGTTTTACAGgcttcctctttctttctttttccctttcttttctgttttcatgAATTCTTGTGCAACTGATATGTTTGCATGCAGTAACAAAACAGTACATCACTGTGTTGATGTCATGTATGTCATATCCATATTAACAGTCTTTTTTACCAAAATAAAGGGTTCAGATGTATGCACCTAACTATTTGTACCAAAACAGTGAGATGTCATGCTTTAAGCAGCTGATGAAAATTCATAAAAGCAACCAGTGTACAGTGTACAGTGGAAAAGACAACACTTCAAAAGTAAGCATTTTGTCTACATTCATACACTTTGAAATGTCATAGTACTTGAAGCTGGGAACATCATCAAAGTATTAATTACTCAAGTTTGGCCCATGTATATGTAAATTATCAAATGTTTAAGTTTTGTAAGCAAGATTAAACACACACCACTATTTAATATGACACAAGTTACTTGTTCGGGTCGATCTTGCaatgttattttataatttaaacaaataagtacttttttttttaattaaaaaactttgaaatagtcatgaaaatattgaaatggTTAATCGGTTTTTCATTTTGCTAACTTTTGCATGAATAATTTATGAACGGCC
It encodes:
- the LOC18782568 gene encoding EPIDERMAL PATTERNING FACTOR-like protein 8, with amino-acid sequence MAPASRSYHVHGRKVAIITVASIFLLTILLPNSVDSLHSSNNSESDDDEFRQSKMVLGSRPPGCQNKCLNCRPCIATLVIPVHKTKRFSLSSHGEEDDSYYLLSWKCRCGNKLFQP